A single Primulina eburnea isolate SZY01 chromosome 11, ASM2296580v1, whole genome shotgun sequence DNA region contains:
- the LOC140806219 gene encoding uncharacterized protein: MGAVTSSMAAKFAFFPPNPPSYAVKVEEATGKLRMTEVAEKENVDVVKVKTKRGTEIVAVYVKNPTAKLTLLYSHGNAADLGQMYDLFSELSIHLRVNLMGYDYSGYGQSTGKPSEQNTYADIEAAYECLQETYGAKEEDIILYGQSVGSGPTLDLASRLSRLRAVVLHSAILSGLRVMYPVKRTYWFDIYKNIDKIPLVQCPVLLIHGTADDVVDCSHGKQLWELCKDKYEPLWVKGGNHCDLELYPEYIKHLKKFISAIEKSGLTRNGSLSSMDQMDIGRNSTDCRPRPSLDQREKSKSSIDHRDNPRVSIDRREKSRASTDRRERSRKSVDYSEKPNNNTEQPERARNSIDRFGDMMKSAVLCNIDCFKPVGTKV, translated from the exons ATGGGGGCGGTAACGTCGTCGATGGCGGCGAAGTTTGCTTTTTTTCCGCCGAATCCACCGTCGTATGCGGTGAAGGTGGAGGAGGCGACGGGGAAGCTGCGGATGACGGAGGTGGCGGAGAAGGAAAACGTCGACGTCGTGAAAGTTAAGACGAAGAGGGGGACGGAGATTGTGGCGGTTTATGTGAAGAACCCGACGGCGAAGCTCACGTTGTTGTACTCTCACGGAAACGCCGCTGATCTAGGGCAGATGTATGACCTTTTTAGTGAGCTCAGCATTCACCTCCGAGTCAATTTGATGGG GTATGACTATTCAGGGTATGGACAGTCCACCGGGAAG CCAAGTGAGCAAAACACTTATGCAGACATAGAAGCAGCTTATGAATGCCTTCAAGAAACTTATGGGGCGAAAGAAGAGGATATAATATTGTATGGACAGTCTGTTGGCAGTGGACCAACTTTAGATTTGGCATCTCGTTTGTCTAGATTAAGAGCTGTCGTACTTCACAGCGCCATCCTCTCTGGACTACGAGTTATGTATCCCGTGAAGCGAACATATTGGTTTGACATTTATAAG AATATCGACAAAATCCCATTAGTCCAGTGTCCAGTATTGCTTATTCAT GGTACGGCAGATGATGTAGTAGATTGCTCCCATGGTAAACAGCTATGGGAGCTTTGTAAAGACAAGTACGAGCCATTGTGGGTTAAAGGTGGCAATCATTGTGACCTTGAGCTCTACCCAGAATATATCAAGCATTTGAAGAAGTTCATCTCAGCTATTGAGAAATCTGGACTTACGAGAAACGGATCCTTATCATCTATGGATCAGATGGACATTGGTCGAAACAGCACAGATTGCAGACCAAGGCCAAGCTTAGATCAGAGAGAGAAGTCGAAATCAAGCATAGACCACAGAGATAATCCTCGAGTGAGCATAGATCGAAGAGAAAAATCTAGAGCCAGCACTGATAGGAGAGAAAGATCTCGAAAAAGTGTGGATTATTCTGAGAAACCGAATAATAACACAGAACAGCCAGAGAGAGCACGCAACAGCATAGACCG CTTTGGAGACATGATGAAATCGGCTGTTTTGTGTAATATCGACTGTTTCAAGCCTGTGGGAACTAAGGTTTGA
- the LOC140806218 gene encoding WPP domain-interacting tail-anchored protein 1-like, which yields MGSDTIQDESASVDYVGSGEMEVESNNVDSLEVVSSHGDIVEELDSAAKSLTRVELDLACCSEKLVNLDILVMHVASRENDFEAFALEGERTLEGSDEKAFQFDLLYGFLDAEIRELDTFLLDLQTDVVTSGKVISSFKQLGEGFREMEEKLRDCEESLKLSFEQVSDMKVQSANFQRILSTSSENEKSKYDEEFAGLENGDLSNLSTKIRMQTSEQQRNILRMLEKSLAREMDFEKKLTESRQIEEDLKFRLQQEVIGIEEEAEIIWERLYVAENSSEILSGIMNELVGRIQMAEFNLNGYIQREGELAFQCKGLNEQLQEKGLALLHSEHCRAELLEKVNLVEQKLSQYEAQLHSVEDTSELNEESSSKIYDTENISDETLEKVTEAEKWVESSESECKLLRASNMELNNDLDRLRSDIADATERVEQLERQLKDSEIKRLHAEASAEASEEKLNMLNSMIKDMEDLIKDLKSKVSKAESQTESVEDKCITLSESNAELVGGVNFLRGRVEHLETSLHQADDAKKETVKDVRIYTKAIADLVVQLALERERLHKQISTLTKGKKVMVKHLKQMNEDNSFNMVENPAANTKLLKVSNFSIKRGTSANESGENITGSSATDYQIGNDPGDSSSSEILKMKQCISASKLEPVRNIEASQLLNFKYVSVAVLVMVMSLLGASLFQRCE from the exons ATGGGTTCCGATACCATTCAAGATGAATCTGCATCTGTTGATTATGTTGGTTCTGGTGAAATGGAAGTTGAATCAAATAATGTGGATTCACTTGAAGTTGTTTCATCTCATGGAGACATCGTTGAAGAGCTAGATAGCGCAGCAAAATCTTTAACAAGGGTTGAGTTAGATTTAGCATGTTGCTCTGAAAAGTTGGTTAATTTGGATATACTTGTGATGCATGTGGCTTCAAGGGAAAATGATTTTGAGGCTTTTGCTTTGGAGGGGGAGCGTACACTGGAAGGCTCAGATGAGAAAGCATTTCAATTTGACCTTTTATATGGATTCTTGGACGCTGAAATCAGAGAACTGGATACTTTTCTATTGGATCTTCAAACGGATGTTGTTACTTCCGGAAAGGTTATATCATCATTCAAGCAGCTCGGTGAAGGTTTTAGGGAAATGGAAGAAAAGTTGCGAGACTGTGAGGAATCCCTGAAGCTGTCATTTGAACAGGTATCAGACATGAAAGTGCAATCTGCCAATTTCCAGAGGATCTTGTCAACTTCTtctgaaaatgaaaaat CGAAATATGACGAGGAGTTTGCAGGTCTGGAAAATGGCGACCTCTCTAATTTGAGTACAAAGATTAGAATGCAGACTTCAGAGCAGCAGAGGAATATTTTGAGAATGCTGGAGAAGTCTTTGGCTCGGGAAATGGATTTTGAGAAGAAGCTAACCGAGTCTAGACAAATTGaggaagatttaaaatttaggCTACAACAAGAAGTAATCGgtattgaagaagaagctgaaaTTATTTGGGAAAGATTGTATGTGGCAGAAAATAGTTCAGAAATTCTGTCGGGTATTATGAATGAGCTagttggaagaattcagatggcagaatttaatttaaatggaTATATTCAGAGAGAAGGAGAATTGGCATTTCAGTGTAAAGGTTTAAATGAGCAATTGCAAGAAAAAGGCCTTGCTTTACTGCACTCAGAGCATTGCAGGGCTGAACTTTTGGAAAAGGTTAATTTAGTAGAGCAGAAACTGAGCCAATATGAGGCTCAACTGCACTCTGTCGAGGATACTTCAGAGCTAAATGAAGAATCTTCCTCAAAGATTTATGACACGGAAAATATAAGTGATGAAACACTGGAAAAAGTCACTGAAGCTGAGAAGTGGGTTGAGAGTTCTGAATCTGAGTGTAAATTGCTTAGAGCGTCTAATATGGAGCTTAATAATGACCTGGATCGCTTGAGAAGTGACATTGCTGATGCAACTGAGAGGGTGGAGCAACTAGAGCGGCAGTTAAAAGATTCCGAAATTAAACGACTACATGCAGAGGCATCTGCTGAAGCTAGTGAAGAGAAACTAAATATGCTAAATAGCATGATCAAGGATATGGAAGATTTGATCAAAGATCTTAAATCAAAGGTTTCAAAGGCCGAAAGTCAGACAGAGAGTGTTGAAGATAAGTGCATCACCTTGTCAGAGTCCAATGCCGAACTCGTTGGAGGAGTTAATTTTCTAAGAGGTAGAGTGGAACACTTGGAAACATCTTTGCATCAGGCTGATGATGCAAAGAAGGAGACTGTAAAAGATGTTAGGATATATACTAAAGCCATTGCTGATTTAGTTGTGCAGTTGGCTCTTGAAAGGGAACGTCTTCACAAGCAG ATTTCAACTTTAACAAAAGGGAAAAAGGTAATGGTTAAGCATTTGAAGCAGATGAATGAGGACAATTCATTCAATATGGTTGAAAACCCTGCTGCCAACACAAAATTATTGAAGGTCTCCAATTTTAGTATTAAACGTGGGACCTCGGCAAATGAAAGTGGAGAGAACATAACGGGGTCTTCAGCTACCGATTATCAG ATTGGAAATGATCCTGGAGATTCATCATCAAGTGAAATCCTCAAGATGAAGCAATGCATTTCCGCCTCCAAGCTCGAGCCCGTGAGGAACATAGAAGCGAGTCAGCTGCTAAATTTCAAGTACGTGTCCGTTGCTGTTCTTGTAATGGTGATGTCGTTGTTGGGGGCTTCTCTCTTCCAGCGCTGTGAATAG
- the LOC140806217 gene encoding uncharacterized protein isoform X2, producing the protein MAEVSHLHRLNHHPLALSRRSVSSTATTGSLQEESGEEEEEEEFYRHPEPLFLNFDSFSSSGNPSDPTFLDDYTSSFNFDFEVNAADNLDSEYEDPNHLFFGGEEDEEQMNFVTDLFESRETHLAEDPIWEFDSEPVDESGLEFGFGPGLGTNESLRVVDMDSESNSEEFEVNSGFVNNDDDNYDDVFEVNNDNYHSANERDEFEWEEVSERLHFDEVENLNSVIDRIEEISVSSDISPSDGGNSRLGDDMREEDEGNIEWEVLLAMNNLERNFELENSAEGVEESGIPHGNLRDREDYILALEYDALFGQLVENENASKGSPPAAKSVVENLPSVVFTKELEENSRVVSCAVCMDEFAVGEKLRRMPCFHLYHGECIFPWLHGRNTCPVCRYELPTDDADYERRRLERGGGISASRLTILR; encoded by the exons ATGGCGGAGGTGTCTCATCTACACCGCCTCAACCACCATCCGCTGGCGCTTTCCCGGCGCTCCGTGTCATCCACAGCCACGACTGGGTCTCTGCAAGAAGAATCCGGAGaggaagaagaggaagaagaattCTATCGCCATCCCGAACCtttgtttttgaattttgattcaTTCTCCTCTTCAGGTAATCCATCAGACCCCACATTTTTGGATGATTACACGAGCTCCTTCAATTTCGATTTCGAGGTGAACGCAGCTGATAACCTGGATTCTGAATACGAGGACCCTAATCACTTGTTCTTCGGGGGCGAAGAAGATGAGGAGCAGATGAATTTCGTCACAGATCTATTCGAATCGCGTGAAACCCACTTGGCGGAGGACCCGATCTGGGAGTTTGATTCAGAACCGGTAGACGAGTCTGGACTTGAGTTCGGGTTTGGTCCGGGCCTTGGGACAAACGAGAGCCTTCGAGTTGTGGACATGGATTCAGAGTCGAATTCTGAAGAATTTGAGGTAAATTCTGGTTTTGTCAACAACGATGATGATAATTATGATGATGTCTTTGAGGTTAATAATGATAATTATCATAGCGCAAATGAGAGGGATGAGTTTGAATGGGAGGAGGTGAGTGAAAGACTCCATTTTGATGAGGTAGAGAATTTGAATTCTGTTATTGATAGGATTGAGGAAATATCCGTTTCTTCGGATATTTCTCCCTCGGACGGTGGAAATTCGAGGTTAGGTGATGATATGCGAGAAGAGGATGAAGGAAATATAGAATGGGAAGTGCTGTTGGCAATGAATAATTTGGAGAGGAATTTTGAGTTGGAAAATTCTGCAGAAGGTGTTGAGGAGAGTGGGATTCCCCATGGCAATCTGCGGGACCGTGAAGATTATATTTTGGCATTGGAATATGATGCCCTTTTCGGGCAGTTGGTAGAGAATGAGAATGCTTCAAAGGGTAGTCCCCCGGCTGCTAAATCTGTGGTGGAGAACCTGCCTTCGGTGGTGTTTACAAAGGAGTTGGAGGAAAATAGTCGTGTGGTTTCTTGTGCAGTTTGTATGGACGAGTTTGCTGTTGGGGAGAAGTTGAGGAGGATGCCTTGCTTCCATTTATACCACGGTGAATGCATTTTTCCGTGGCTCCACGGTAGGAATACATGTCCTGTTTGTCGATACGAATTACCTACGGATGATGCAGATTATGAGAGGAGGAGGTTAGAGAGAGGAGGTGGAATTTCTGCTTCAAGGCTAACGATCTTGAG GTGA
- the LOC140806220 gene encoding O-fucosyltransferase 27-like: MRWVSPPKGGGEKGVFFKSKLKWVGLIGLVLSAVSLFAHFLLARYTYGFAASEYQSSITIFSWRPIFENADLPSDTAFYRRLWGPVRPLDSIHPYANPRGHYVAPVTSNGYIFVRIQGGFHEIRNSICDVVVVARLLNATLVIPEIQSTTSSKGISTQFKSFAYLYNEDQFVVALAEDVKVVKTLPKELKGARRKKKIPSFKLSKSTSPYFYLQKVLPVLNMHSVVELVVPDGGCLQVVLPPHLEEYQRLRCRVAYHALRFREEVQELATKILYRLRASGRPFIAYDPGMTRDALAYHGCAELFQDVHTELIQHKRAWMLKRGIVRGNLTVDSAAQFRNGLCPLMPEEVGILLRAYGYSWDTVIYVSGGEVFGGQKKLIPFHAMFENVVDRTSLSVPWELNKMYGQEANLVDKTPKSSSPPVKVERKSIDWKISGPRPRPLPPPPARPKYPYNIEGWWGWVSESDNEPDITVMELRTNAHKLLWEAIDYNICLEADVFVAGFDRDGKGNPNFASLVMGHRLYQFAASKTLRFDRKGTTKLLDEIRDHFYQANHTWITSVRRQMRRNLIDGLIEESTRSKTLSFLSFPIPECSCLRNNPAEVSSHASSPSARSQLHDALGAMHHCPSWMDGDAASRSMDKEDDEYLEKDDSDSPATGPLFRQSGGGESPDGGVEVSSKEDTQIEDQEELEGGER; the protein is encoded by the exons ATGAGGTGGGTTTCGCCCCCCAAAGGCGGCGGGGAGAAGGGAGTGTTTTTCAAGTCCAAGCTGAAGTGGGTCGGGCTTATTGGCCTTGTCCTTTCTGCTGTCTCACTCTTCGCACATTTTCTTCTCGCGAGATACACTTACGGGTTTGCTGCTTCCGAGTACCAGTCTTCGATCACCATCTTTTCTTGGCGGCCCATCTTCGAGAATGCAGATCTTCCCAGCGAT ACTGCATTTTATAGAAGACTTTGGGGTCCAGTCAGGCCTCTTGATTCAATACATCCTTATGCTAATCCAAGAGGACACTATGTAG CTCCTGTCACTAGCAATGGATACATATTTGTGAGGATACAAGGTGGTTTTCACGAAATCAGAAACTCC ATTTGTGATGTTGTTGTTGTCGCTCGGCTTCTCAATGCCACTCTAGTTATTCCTGAGATTCAATCCACTACTAGTAGCAAGGGAATCAG CACGCAGTTTAAGAGTTTCGCTTACCTCTATAACgaggatcagtttgtggtggctCTAGCAGAGGACGTCAAAGTCGTCAAAACACTACCAAAGGAACTTAAAGGCGcaagaagaaagaaaaagatCCCATCTTTCAAACTCTCCAAGTCAACATCTCCATATTTTTATCTCCAGAAAGTTCTTCCAGTGTTGAATATGCACTCAGTTGTTGAGCTCGTTGTACCGGATGGTGGGTGTTTGCAG GTGGTGCTTCCTCCACATTTAGAAGAATATCAAAGGCTGAGATGTAGGGTTGCGTATCATGCTCTAAGGTTCAGAGAGGAGGTTCAGGAACTTGCCACAAAGATTCTGTACAGGTTGCGAGCTTCTGGGCGTCCATTTATAGCCTATGATCCGGGGATGACGAGGGATGCTCTAGCATATCATGGCTGTGCTGAGCTCTTTCAG GATGTGCATACTGAACTTATCCAACATAAGCGAGCCTGGATGCTAAAACGGGGAATTGTCAGAGGGAACCTTACTGTAGATTCAGCTGCGCAGTTTCGTAATGGTCTATGTCCACTTATGCCTGAGGAG gTTGGTATTCTTCTTAGAGCTTATGGATACTCGTGGGATACAGTAATCTATGTTTCTGGTGGCGAGGTCTTTGGTGGACAGAAGAAACTGATTCCCTTTCACGCGATGTTTGAAAATGTTGTCGACAGGACTTCCTTGAGCGTGCCATGGGAACTAAATAAAATGTATGGCCAGGAAGCTAATCTCGTGGACAAAACTCCCAAGTCTTCATCACCCCCAGTGAAAGTCGAACGGAAATCTATTGACTGGAAAATTTCTGGTCCCAGGCCACGTCCGCTTCCACCACCACCGGCTCGACCGAAATATCCTTACAACATTGAAGGTTGGTGGGGTTGGGTATCTGAGAGCGATAATGAGCCGGACATTACGGTTATGGAGTTGAGAACGAATGCACATAAATTGTTATGGGAGGCGATAGACTACAATATCTGTCTAGAAGCAGATGTGTTTGTTGCAGGATTTGATCGTGATGGTAAAGGAAACCCAAATTTTGCTAGCTTGGTTATGGGGCACAGGCTATATCAGTTTGCTGCCTCCAAAACTTTACGGTTTGACAG GAAAGGAACCACGAAGCTTTTAGATGAGATCCGGGACCACTTCTACCAAGCCAACCACACCTGGATAACATCAGTACGAAGACAAATGAGGAGAAATTTAATCGATGGGCTCATTGAGGAATCCACTAGATCAAAAACCTTATCTTTTTTGTCCTTTCCTATTCCTGAGTGCTCATGCTTGAGAAACAACCCAGCTGAAGTGTCTTCCCATGCTTCAAGCCCTTCAGCTCGTTCGCAGCTACATGATGCTCTTGGAGCTATGCACCATTGTCCATCCTGGATGGATGGAGATGCAGCTTCTCGGTCGATGGACAAGGAAGATGATGAATATCTGGAAAAAGACGACTCTGATTCTCCCGCTACTGGGCCTCTTTTCCGGCAGAGTGGCGGTGGTGAAAGTCCCGACGGAGGAGTAGAAGTAAGCAGCAAAGAAGATACACAGATTGAGGATCAAGAGGAACTAGAAGGGGGAGAAAGGTGA
- the LOC140806217 gene encoding uncharacterized protein isoform X1 codes for MAEVSHLHRLNHHPLALSRRSVSSTATTGSLQEESGEEEEEEEFYRHPEPLFLNFDSFSSSGNPSDPTFLDDYTSSFNFDFEVNAADNLDSEYEDPNHLFFGGEEDEEQMNFVTDLFESRETHLAEDPIWEFDSEPVDESGLEFGFGPGLGTNESLRVVDMDSESNSEEFEVNSGFVNNDDDNYDDVFEVNNDNYHSANERDEFEWEEVSERLHFDEVENLNSVIDRIEEISVSSDISPSDGGNSRLGDDMREEDEGNIEWEVLLAMNNLERNFELENSAEGVEESGIPHGNLRDREDYILALEYDALFGQLVENENASKGSPPAAKSVVENLPSVVFTKELEENSRVVSCAVCMDEFAVGEKLRRMPCFHLYHGECIFPWLHGRNTCPVCRYELPTDDADYERRRLERGGGISASRLTILR; via the coding sequence ATGGCGGAGGTGTCTCATCTACACCGCCTCAACCACCATCCGCTGGCGCTTTCCCGGCGCTCCGTGTCATCCACAGCCACGACTGGGTCTCTGCAAGAAGAATCCGGAGaggaagaagaggaagaagaattCTATCGCCATCCCGAACCtttgtttttgaattttgattcaTTCTCCTCTTCAGGTAATCCATCAGACCCCACATTTTTGGATGATTACACGAGCTCCTTCAATTTCGATTTCGAGGTGAACGCAGCTGATAACCTGGATTCTGAATACGAGGACCCTAATCACTTGTTCTTCGGGGGCGAAGAAGATGAGGAGCAGATGAATTTCGTCACAGATCTATTCGAATCGCGTGAAACCCACTTGGCGGAGGACCCGATCTGGGAGTTTGATTCAGAACCGGTAGACGAGTCTGGACTTGAGTTCGGGTTTGGTCCGGGCCTTGGGACAAACGAGAGCCTTCGAGTTGTGGACATGGATTCAGAGTCGAATTCTGAAGAATTTGAGGTAAATTCTGGTTTTGTCAACAACGATGATGATAATTATGATGATGTCTTTGAGGTTAATAATGATAATTATCATAGCGCAAATGAGAGGGATGAGTTTGAATGGGAGGAGGTGAGTGAAAGACTCCATTTTGATGAGGTAGAGAATTTGAATTCTGTTATTGATAGGATTGAGGAAATATCCGTTTCTTCGGATATTTCTCCCTCGGACGGTGGAAATTCGAGGTTAGGTGATGATATGCGAGAAGAGGATGAAGGAAATATAGAATGGGAAGTGCTGTTGGCAATGAATAATTTGGAGAGGAATTTTGAGTTGGAAAATTCTGCAGAAGGTGTTGAGGAGAGTGGGATTCCCCATGGCAATCTGCGGGACCGTGAAGATTATATTTTGGCATTGGAATATGATGCCCTTTTCGGGCAGTTGGTAGAGAATGAGAATGCTTCAAAGGGTAGTCCCCCGGCTGCTAAATCTGTGGTGGAGAACCTGCCTTCGGTGGTGTTTACAAAGGAGTTGGAGGAAAATAGTCGTGTGGTTTCTTGTGCAGTTTGTATGGACGAGTTTGCTGTTGGGGAGAAGTTGAGGAGGATGCCTTGCTTCCATTTATACCACGGTGAATGCATTTTTCCGTGGCTCCACGGTAGGAATACATGTCCTGTTTGTCGATACGAATTACCTACGGATGATGCAGATTATGAGAGGAGGAGGTTAGAGAGAGGAGGTGGAATTTCTGCTTCAAGGCTAACGATCTTGAGGTAA